One uncultured Pseudodesulfovibrio sp. genomic window carries:
- a CDS encoding glycosyltransferase family 39 protein, giving the protein MTALKSIWTRLENHPWLTMTLAVLAQTWFALNNRALWFSDEVRYADAYNNLAAHGKWVVLALNGQPYPDKPPVYFWFLWLLDKLTPFHQPAVFFLGAALSGLFFLFSAYVLARTLKFDKTTSLASTLILISTFMVAALLHYSRMDLMFAGLIILSHAAFYRAYTDETEGWWPVWGFVLAGAATLVKGPLGFLFPLVNITVFLAFKGEARRLLSKRTGLGLLAMLAMLAVWVLGVILAEGPDFLLNTVLGKQILQRATHTFHHKESWWWYCVAFPLAWMPWTLALFTAPVKRLFSLPFWGTLWGGRRHAGPKSLLWIMFVATFLFLSSLSGKVFIYVLPMFPPLALLIADDLRTMSEARANRLWTLVGGLWAVIGAVLLLAGDLIPVPVPIRGMGLCATVLILGGAAIYSMRAKGFRSALLTCALAMILWIYPVGMLAAPSLDDAMSPKRQALILKDYIERGYTPYAARVYSGIYTYYAGHDYAEYDNYDMLIHEMETQEKAVLIIRENYWNDISKRLPDFHVVDRQSIAGLVHVLAIKD; this is encoded by the coding sequence ATGACCGCCCTCAAATCCATATGGACCCGGCTTGAAAATCACCCCTGGCTGACCATGACCCTGGCCGTTTTGGCCCAGACCTGGTTCGCCCTGAACAATCGCGCCCTGTGGTTCTCGGACGAGGTCCGCTACGCTGACGCCTACAACAACCTTGCCGCCCACGGGAAATGGGTCGTCCTGGCCCTGAACGGCCAGCCATACCCGGACAAGCCCCCGGTCTACTTCTGGTTCCTCTGGCTGCTGGACAAGCTGACCCCGTTCCATCAGCCCGCGGTCTTCTTTCTGGGCGCGGCCCTTTCCGGTCTGTTCTTCCTGTTCTCGGCCTACGTGCTGGCGCGTACCCTCAAGTTCGACAAGACCACTTCCCTGGCCTCAACGCTGATACTGATCTCCACCTTCATGGTCGCGGCCCTGCTGCATTACTCGCGCATGGACCTGATGTTCGCAGGCCTGATCATATTGAGCCACGCCGCCTTTTATCGGGCCTACACCGACGAGACCGAAGGCTGGTGGCCGGTCTGGGGATTCGTCCTGGCCGGTGCCGCCACCCTGGTCAAGGGACCGCTCGGTTTCCTGTTCCCGCTGGTCAACATCACCGTGTTCCTGGCCTTCAAGGGCGAGGCCAGGCGGTTGCTTTCCAAGCGCACGGGGCTGGGGTTGCTGGCCATGCTCGCCATGCTCGCCGTCTGGGTGCTGGGCGTGATTCTGGCCGAAGGACCGGACTTCCTGCTCAACACCGTGCTCGGCAAACAGATTTTGCAACGGGCCACCCATACGTTCCATCACAAGGAATCGTGGTGGTGGTATTGCGTTGCCTTCCCCCTGGCCTGGATGCCCTGGACCCTGGCTTTGTTCACCGCCCCGGTGAAACGGCTGTTCTCCCTGCCGTTCTGGGGAACCCTGTGGGGCGGACGCCGTCACGCCGGACCCAAGAGCCTGCTCTGGATCATGTTCGTGGCCACCTTCCTGTTTCTCTCGTCCCTGTCCGGCAAGGTCTTCATCTACGTCCTGCCCATGTTCCCGCCCTTGGCCCTGCTCATCGCCGACGACCTGCGGACCATGAGCGAAGCCCGCGCCAACAGGCTGTGGACATTGGTGGGCGGCCTGTGGGCCGTCATCGGCGCGGTCCTACTCCTGGCGGGCGACCTCATCCCGGTGCCGGTACCCATCCGGGGCATGGGCCTGTGCGCGACCGTGCTCATCCTTGGCGGCGCGGCCATCTACTCGATGCGCGCCAAAGGATTCCGCTCCGCGCTTTTGACCTGCGCCCTGGCCATGATCCTGTGGATCTACCCGGTGGGCATGCTGGCGGCCCCGTCCCTGGACGACGCCATGAGCCCCAAACGGCAGGCGCTCATCCTCAAGGACTACATCGAACGCGGCTACACCCCTTATGCAGCCCGCGTCTATTCCGGCATCTACACCTACTATGCCGGGCACGATTATGCGGAGTACGACAACTACGACATGCTCATCCATGAGATGGAGACCCAGGAAAAGGCCGTCCTGATCATCCGGGAAAATTACTGGAACGACATCAGCAAACGACTGCCCGACTTCCATGTCGTGGACCGGCAGTCCATCGCCGGACTGGTCCACGTCCTGGCCATCAAGGATTGA
- a CDS encoding 6-hydroxymethylpterin diphosphokinase MptE-like protein, with protein MQTAFYRPNRHFLSMRGRAMNPYPFLKDNIEYLQRTGNPIFQWLSTRPFNEEMLKTRLYRNEFGLHDWRMDNGKGMFESLPPQGLYGNWLHPEKAGTSATFVVGSNLGYGVNHLLSNTPDSHKVMLLEPRSEMLLACLGQTDYRPFFENRKFHLLVPDERFLSEVVRNLDLQFIYGQIHLKSDIPSRQLGPEYARWATWLKNKLENFSLELSTLRHRQDVMVGNEIDNFAKAMRDGSLKSMQGKGAGVGAVILGAGPSLETMAPMLKEKMGHVLYTCALQTIPSLQNLGIKPHLCAAIDYDKSMLKVFERLDPDFVQDVPLVYSTKVDPMILKRYPGPTLPLWTVGGVGTKVLQERDLVLDAGGNVSVTLSRFLRYCGVSHLLLAGQDYAWINGMSHSGGHHNHTTSEKRYSWHQTTRNLDGEEILTTVQYMTAKRELEEDLKQSDFPIFNLYGGGVVIEGTTVVDVDTAYTKGILASAPGAVESFLRDLNNCRHAVPPLHLEPRSPMWSTSMRNAEKHLTKLFKDIKGNQEKVHEALNRVELFMKQDPLYCPYLFNEIVDLAGLTKAKYLHESKDLGEFKRIVKSVLKKVREIDRKVCLAVDDQAVA; from the coding sequence ATGCAAACTGCATTTTATCGTCCGAACCGTCATTTTTTGAGCATGCGAGGCCGCGCCATGAATCCGTATCCGTTTCTGAAAGACAACATCGAATACCTGCAACGCACCGGAAACCCCATCTTCCAGTGGTTGTCCACCCGCCCGTTCAACGAGGAGATGCTCAAGACGCGGTTGTACCGCAACGAGTTCGGCCTGCACGACTGGCGCATGGACAATGGCAAGGGGATGTTCGAGTCCCTGCCTCCGCAGGGGTTGTACGGCAACTGGCTGCATCCGGAAAAAGCCGGGACCTCGGCCACCTTCGTGGTCGGCTCCAACCTCGGCTACGGCGTCAACCACCTGCTCTCCAACACCCCGGATTCCCATAAGGTCATGCTGCTGGAGCCGCGCTCCGAGATGCTCCTGGCCTGCCTCGGCCAGACCGACTACCGGCCGTTTTTCGAGAACAGGAAGTTTCATCTGCTGGTCCCGGACGAACGGTTCCTGTCCGAAGTGGTCCGCAACCTGGACCTGCAGTTCATCTACGGCCAGATTCATCTGAAGAGCGACATCCCCAGCCGCCAGCTTGGGCCGGAGTACGCCCGCTGGGCCACCTGGCTGAAGAACAAGCTCGAAAACTTTTCCCTGGAGCTGTCCACCCTGCGACACCGCCAGGACGTCATGGTCGGCAACGAGATCGACAACTTCGCCAAGGCCATGCGCGACGGCAGCCTCAAGTCCATGCAGGGCAAGGGCGCGGGCGTGGGCGCGGTCATCCTCGGTGCAGGCCCGTCGCTCGAAACCATGGCCCCGATGCTGAAAGAGAAAATGGGCCACGTGCTGTACACCTGCGCCCTGCAGACCATCCCGTCCCTGCAGAACCTGGGCATCAAGCCGCACCTGTGCGCGGCCATCGACTACGACAAGTCCATGCTCAAGGTCTTTGAAAGGCTGGACCCGGATTTCGTCCAGGACGTCCCGTTGGTCTATTCCACCAAGGTCGATCCGATGATCCTCAAGCGCTATCCCGGTCCGACCCTGCCTCTGTGGACCGTTGGCGGCGTGGGCACCAAGGTGCTCCAGGAGCGCGATCTGGTGCTGGACGCGGGCGGCAACGTATCGGTGACTCTGTCCCGCTTCCTGCGCTACTGCGGGGTCTCCCATCTGCTCCTGGCCGGGCAGGACTACGCCTGGATCAACGGCATGTCCCACTCGGGCGGCCACCACAACCACACCACCTCGGAGAAACGGTATTCCTGGCACCAGACCACGCGCAACCTGGACGGCGAGGAGATTTTGACCACGGTCCAGTACATGACCGCCAAGCGCGAGCTGGAAGAGGACCTCAAGCAGTCCGACTTCCCGATCTTCAACCTCTACGGCGGCGGCGTGGTTATCGAAGGCACCACGGTAGTAGACGTGGATACTGCCTATACCAAGGGTATTCTGGCCTCGGCCCCAGGCGCGGTGGAGAGTTTCCTGCGTGACCTGAACAACTGCCGACACGCAGTCCCGCCCCTGCATCTGGAGCCCCGCTCCCCCATGTGGAGCACATCCATGCGCAACGCGGAAAAGCACCTGACCAAGCTGTTCAAGGACATCAAGGGGAACCAGGAAAAGGTGCATGAGGCCCTGAACCGGGTGGAACTGTTCATGAAGCAGGACCCGCTCTACTGCCCGTACCTGTTCAACGAGATCGTGGACCTGGCCGGGCTGACCAAGGCCAAGTACCTGCACGAATCCAAGGATCTGGGCGAGTTCAAGCGCATCGTCAAGTCGGTGCTCAAAAAGGTGCGCGAAATCGACCGCAAGGTCTGCCTCGCCGTGGACGATCAGGCCGTGGCCTGA
- a CDS encoding phosphatase PAP2 family protein, with amino-acid sequence MRCTSLKHWALYSTPLLLILVALWLGFDSERDTALFFADFRAAHTGLTAFMKIVTDWCNPLFYLVYAVMLLTAWRSGNRERLRFVLVLLVVQGLVAGLAVHFTKYLIGRPRPGQGHWYEPLSGRAAHEALPSGHTAEYTGWTLPLVLRLSRTALTVLLGLSLGLVGFSRIYLGWHHPSDVFFGWLLCSVGGFAAVIIADSSLFRRS; translated from the coding sequence ATGCGCTGTACTTCCCTGAAACATTGGGCGCTCTACTCGACGCCGCTCCTGCTCATCCTCGTCGCCCTTTGGCTCGGTTTCGACAGCGAGCGCGACACGGCCCTGTTCTTTGCCGACTTCCGCGCCGCCCACACCGGGCTGACCGCGTTCATGAAGATCGTCACCGACTGGTGCAACCCCTTGTTCTATCTCGTCTATGCGGTCATGCTCCTGACCGCCTGGCGGTCCGGCAACCGGGAACGGCTGCGCTTCGTGCTGGTCTTGCTCGTGGTCCAGGGACTGGTGGCCGGACTGGCCGTACATTTCACCAAATATCTCATCGGCAGGCCGCGTCCCGGCCAAGGACACTGGTACGAGCCACTGTCCGGCAGGGCCGCGCATGAAGCCCTGCCCTCGGGCCACACCGCCGAATACACCGGCTGGACCCTGCCTCTTGTTCTGCGCCTGTCCCGCACGGCCCTGACCGTCCTGCTCGGCCTGTCCCTCGGACTGGTTGGCTTCTCGCGCATCTACCTCGGCTGGCACCACCCCTCGGACGTTTTCTTCGGCTGGCTGCTGTGCAGCGTGGGCGGTTTCGCCGCCGTGATCATCGCCGATTCCTCGCTTTTCAGGAGATCATGA
- the lpxB gene encoding lipid-A-disaccharide synthase → MQTGNPSGPIWFSVGEASGDLHGVELMKAFRSLDPDVAFTGMGGPAMEAEGLVPRHSMREISLVGITEILGGLPRILKLLGIIKKELAAIRPRAIVLVDCPEFNFRIARMARKLGIPVYYYISPQIWAWRSGRANFLRDFVRKVICILPFEKDFYAKYGMDVAYVGNPLMDVLPLDLLDKLTVRDNRIGLLPGSRTKEVTSLLPVFAEAARMLAVDHPNLEYVLVQAPGMDESLLRSLWPADIPVSFVSPADRYQTFRTCKFILAASGTVTLETALIGTPVLVAYKVSPLSELIGRMLVNVKFISLPNLILGREIYPEYIGKDASPENLARTARSWLDDPQAYDEVKDGLKVLRTMVGDPGAPARAAKIMLDDLESLAGTSD, encoded by the coding sequence ATGCAGACAGGCAATCCATCCGGTCCCATCTGGTTCAGCGTGGGCGAGGCTTCCGGCGATTTACACGGCGTGGAGTTGATGAAGGCGTTTCGGTCCCTGGACCCGGACGTCGCCTTTACCGGCATGGGCGGACCGGCCATGGAGGCTGAGGGGCTTGTTCCGCGCCACTCCATGCGCGAGATCTCCCTGGTCGGCATCACCGAGATTCTCGGCGGCCTGCCGCGCATCCTCAAACTGCTCGGGATCATCAAGAAGGAGCTTGCGGCCATCCGCCCCAGGGCTATCGTCCTGGTGGACTGCCCCGAGTTCAACTTCCGCATCGCGCGCATGGCCAGAAAACTGGGCATCCCTGTCTATTACTACATCAGCCCGCAGATCTGGGCCTGGCGCTCTGGCCGGGCCAACTTCCTGCGCGACTTTGTCCGCAAGGTCATCTGCATCCTGCCGTTCGAAAAGGATTTCTACGCCAAATACGGGATGGACGTCGCCTATGTGGGCAACCCCCTCATGGACGTGCTGCCGCTGGACCTGCTGGACAAACTGACCGTCAGGGACAACCGCATCGGTCTGCTGCCCGGCAGCCGGACCAAGGAGGTCACCTCCCTGCTCCCGGTCTTCGCGGAAGCGGCCCGGATGCTGGCCGTGGACCATCCGAATCTGGAATATGTCCTGGTCCAGGCACCCGGCATGGACGAATCCCTGCTTCGTTCCCTGTGGCCCGCGGACATCCCGGTGTCCTTCGTCTCCCCGGCCGACCGGTACCAGACCTTCCGCACCTGCAAATTCATCCTGGCCGCATCGGGCACGGTGACCCTGGAGACAGCGCTTATCGGGACCCCGGTCCTGGTGGCCTACAAGGTCTCTCCCCTGTCCGAGCTGATCGGACGCATGCTCGTCAACGTGAAGTTCATCTCCCTGCCCAACCTCATCCTGGGCCGCGAGATATATCCTGAATACATCGGCAAGGACGCCTCGCCCGAAAACCTGGCCCGTACCGCCCGGTCCTGGCTGGACGATCCCCAGGCTTATGACGAGGTCAAGGACGGTCTCAAGGTCCTGCGCACCATGGTCGGCGACCCCGGCGCTCCGGCGCGAGCCGCGAAGATCATGCTGGACGACCTCGAATCCCTGGCCGGCACGTCCGACTGA
- a CDS encoding BON domain-containing protein, with the protein MMSEFASKAALAVLLSALLAGCALYPAVQVAGGAMTGYDAMVTADKYLPRNNVEGGCLDVVRDKQMERRLRERLILNDLHLSAHVIEGKAYLVGRVKSRNQADYAVRTAATVEGIQTITCKFYPFSPAKQAASDAARDEILFNQLTKRFGNTKRLEGTDLRVEVIRTHAILIGRTRDYSQKTAALAIAEEVNGLADVIDYISVEAPKDTPVTPGSVAAK; encoded by the coding sequence ATGATGTCCGAATTTGCGAGCAAGGCGGCTCTGGCCGTCCTCCTTTCCGCGCTCCTTGCCGGATGCGCGCTGTATCCCGCCGTTCAGGTGGCCGGCGGCGCCATGACCGGCTACGACGCCATGGTGACCGCCGACAAATACCTGCCGCGCAACAACGTGGAAGGCGGCTGTCTGGACGTTGTCCGCGACAAGCAGATGGAACGCAGGCTGCGCGAACGCCTCATACTCAACGATCTCCATCTTTCGGCCCACGTCATCGAAGGCAAGGCGTATCTGGTGGGCCGGGTCAAGAGCCGCAACCAGGCGGACTACGCCGTGCGCACGGCCGCCACGGTTGAGGGCATCCAGACCATCACCTGCAAATTCTACCCGTTCTCTCCGGCCAAACAGGCCGCAAGCGACGCAGCCAGGGACGAGATCCTTTTCAACCAGCTGACCAAACGATTCGGCAACACCAAACGCCTGGAAGGCACGGATCTCCGCGTTGAAGTCATCCGCACTCACGCCATCCTCATCGGACGGACCCGGGACTACAGCCAGAAGACGGCTGCCCTGGCCATAGCCGAAGAGGTCAACGGGCTGGCCGATGTAATCGACTACATCTCGGTGGAGGCCCCCAAGGACACCCCTGTGACTCCGGGGTCGGTTGCGGCGAAGTAG
- a CDS encoding Gfo/Idh/MocA family oxidoreductase: MLKVGVVGLGRMGGVHLRNYTEMPDVEVVGVVDVNAKAREDVTARFGVPTFATLDELLAQKPDAVSVCVPTFLHHEAGMRLLENGVSTLIEKPLAATAAEGAELVAKAKETGAVLMVGHSERFNPAIERVKSLLEDDVISVQIERVSPYPVRIQDVGVIKDLGSHDIDLIRYLTGSDFKKVNVVASATFGEHEDSAVITAEMENGVLVQIATNWVSPFRGRRLNVACKSRYVAADLIAQSVMEYSPFSEVEKTYSVREWPVVAREPIKSELTAFLDALRNDTPAPITGEDGLEVLKTFERLFDNLNS; encoded by the coding sequence ATGTTGAAAGTCGGAGTTGTCGGTCTGGGCCGGATGGGCGGTGTCCATCTGCGCAATTACACCGAAATGCCCGATGTGGAAGTGGTCGGCGTCGTCGATGTGAACGCCAAGGCGCGCGAAGACGTCACCGCCCGTTTCGGGGTGCCGACCTTCGCCACCCTGGATGAACTGCTCGCCCAGAAGCCGGACGCCGTGTCCGTCTGCGTACCCACCTTCCTGCATCACGAGGCGGGAATGCGTCTTCTGGAAAATGGTGTTTCGACGCTCATCGAAAAGCCTCTGGCAGCCACCGCCGCCGAGGGCGCGGAACTTGTGGCCAAGGCCAAGGAAACGGGCGCCGTGCTCATGGTCGGCCATTCGGAGCGCTTCAACCCGGCCATCGAACGGGTCAAGTCCCTGCTCGAGGACGACGTCATCTCCGTCCAGATCGAGCGCGTCAGCCCCTACCCGGTGCGTATTCAGGACGTGGGCGTGATCAAGGACCTCGGGTCCCACGACATTGACCTGATCCGCTACCTCACCGGCTCGGATTTCAAGAAAGTGAACGTGGTCGCCTCGGCCACCTTCGGCGAGCACGAGGATTCCGCCGTGATCACCGCCGAGATGGAAAACGGCGTCCTGGTCCAGATCGCCACCAACTGGGTGAGCCCGTTCAGGGGCCGCCGACTCAACGTGGCCTGCAAGTCCCGCTATGTGGCCGCCGACCTGATCGCTCAGAGCGTCATGGAATATTCGCCTTTCTCCGAGGTCGAAAAGACCTACTCCGTACGCGAATGGCCCGTGGTCGCCCGCGAGCCCATCAAGTCCGAACTGACCGCCTTCCTCGATGCCCTGCGCAACGACACTCCGGCTCCCATCACCGGCGAAGACGGCCTCGAAGTCCTCAAGACCTTCGAACGCCTCTTCGACAACCTGAACAGCTAG